The sequence below is a genomic window from Halosolutus gelatinilyticus.
ACGGATATACGCCGGTTCTGCTGTCGTGGTCGGGGAGCGCCGTCGACGTCGCAAACGACCTCGGCGGAGACGGGTTCGAAGGATCAGTGACCGATCCCGACGACCTGGCAGTCCTCGTCGAGGCGACGTACGAGCGCTACGGTCGCATCGACGCGGTGGTGAACAATACGGGCCACCCGCCGTCCGGCGACCTCCTCGGAATCTCCGACGAGGAATGGTACGAGGGGTTGGTCCTCGTTCTGTTGAATGCCGTCCGTACGGCGCGACTCATCACACCCGTTATGGAGGACTAGAGCCGCGGATCGATCGTGAATATCTCCACGTTCTCGGCGTTCGAACCGTCGAGCGAGTTCCCCGTGTCGTCGGTGCTCCGGACCGGACTCGGGAGTTTCACCAAGCTCTACGCCGACCAGTACGCGGGGACGGAATCCGGATGAACACGATTCAGCCCGGATTCGTCGACAGTTACGACGTGGACGAGGAAACGAGGGAGCGAATTCCGATGGGACGACCGGCGCGAACCGAGGAGATCGCAGACGCCGTTGCGTACCTGCTTTCGCCCGCCTCGAGCTACATCACCGGGCAGAACATCCGCGTCGGCGGGAGGCTTAGAGCGTCCGTGTAGACGCGGCGGGCGCGTCCGTCCCGATCGGGCGGATCGATCGGCGCAGGGAAGGGGCCGATCGTATCAGGGGTGACGTTCCGTCTGGTTCTTCGAGTAAATACGCGGGAGCCAACGCGGGACTCGCTCACGATACCGTTCGTACGCTTCGCCGTGCTTCTCGACGAGATGCGGTTCTTCGAAGCGGATGACCCGGTTGTGAAATCCGATCCAGCACCCGACGGCCCACCAGAGGATCGACAGCGATCGCCGCCGAAGGGCTTGTCCGAGGATAACTAACAGCACTCCGATATACATCGGGTTACGCGTATAGGAGTAGATTCCCCCGGTAACGAGCTCGTCGGGCTCGTCGGTTGGCGAGGGGGTGCCTTCACCTTCCGAACCGAATTGAAACGCCGTGTGAACGTATAAAAGAACGCCCGAAAAGAGAGAAAGATTTCCAACGGTCGTTACAACTCCGGTGCTAATCGGGAGTCGTGGACGAGATTGGTGTCGCGCCAATAGTTGCGGAATTGCTACGGCGACTATTCCCGGCACGAGAACCGTGAATACTGCCGTCTTCAGGTAAACCCGTATCGAACCCATGGGGCATAGATTATGCCATAATGGCATATAACTTGCATTCGCTCAGGCCGCAGATCTCTCTGACGGCCAATTCGGGACCAAGCGGTATCGGTTCGCCGACTGTATCCTCTGTGTTCAGCACGCTGTCCGTGCCACGGATCAGTACAACCGACCACCAGCCCGGTACCCGCTCGCCGGAACAGTGGGCGCTACATTCTACTGGGAGACCGGCCGGATCGATCAGTACAGGTCAGGTACTTACCGGCAGCCGAATAATCGAATTAGTATGCATGATCTGTCGGATTTCGTTGCAAAAGCGCATAGAAACGGGTACGCTACGGCCCAACCAGACGCTGATGAGGAACAGCAAGGAACAGTCATCACGTATGATCGTGACGACTGGACGTATCGAGATCACTACTACGGGTCTGAGGCTTTTCTCGGGAGTGAAATCGTCATCTTCGACGGACGGCCCGTTTGGGGAATGAGCTACTACGGCGATCTAATCTCCAAAAACGCAGATCGGACTACTGTATACTCGTTCCTCCGAGACGCTCTCAAACAAGCCACGTCCGATCGGCCCTACCGAGGGCCACCACTATTCGAATCCGCCGAACTGACCTATCGCAGCTCGGTCACCGGAGATATGCACCGATTT
It includes:
- a CDS encoding methyltransferase family protein, giving the protein MGSIRVYLKTAVFTVLVPGIVAVAIPQLLARHQSRPRLPISTGVVTTVGNLSLFSGVLLYVHTAFQFGSEGEGTPSPTDEPDELVTGGIYSYTRNPMYIGVLLVILGQALRRRSLSILWWAVGCWIGFHNRVIRFEEPHLVEKHGEAYERYRERVPRWLPRIYSKNQTERHP
- a CDS encoding DUF5680 domain-containing protein translates to MHDLSDFVAKAHRNGYATAQPDADEEQQGTVITYDRDDWTYRDHYYGSEAFLGSEIVIFDGRPVWGMSYYGDLISKNADRTTVYSFLRDALKQATSDRPYRGPPLFESAELTYRSSVTGDMHRFEGNELVGDEESTIYRGTFVGGRVG